aatttcattttcagtcattgcTCTATGCACTAAATCAATCTTTGCATTCTTTAGCTTGTTTTCTGTTCATACTGAGATGGTTCCACAGTAGACTGCCATTAAACACCATGGTTTTACACCGTGATGAAATTGTTTGAAATACTGCACTGCTAACTTTTAGCCACTGATGGGGGTGAGGAATTCAGTTTTGTTGTAATTTGAACAAACACTTTGTTGATATTTACAATGTTTGATcattgagcttttttttttggtttttttaaaacaaactttgTTACTGTTGAGGGTATTTAGTAGTAAAGACCAGAAGGCTGCTGttgaattaaaatataatccTTTTAGCTCCTAAGGTTGCACAGCTATGGTCATGTTTCTATGGTGATGGGCACTTTAAAACAATGGGGTTTGAGTCATGCAGTAGCCTATCGTTAGTCTTGTTTGGACGTTGCAACTGGTGCAAGTCTGAAAAGGTAAGAGCTGTGAAGTTTACTTGCATATCATTTGAGTTCAATTGTAATCCTTTGCTGGAAAGTTATGTATATGTTGAACATGTTCCAGCATAAAGTAAGACTCTGCTCTGCTGAGATTCCTTTGGTACCCAGGCTAAGCTAAGGGCTAAAGTCAGCAGCACTCCATATCTGTAGGCTATTGTCCTGATTAATTTTACactaatttcattttctcaatTTTCTAATTACAGCTTGTTCTGagtaatgaaaatgaacaattttGCTAATAAATGAGTTTTGAAAGGACCTAAGAAAACAGCAGATGGAAATTGTAAAATGCCAACTGATTCCTCAAAGACAACAGAACATTGTAGATTAGTTTATGAAGGCAACAAGGACTCTGACATTCCTAGAAATAACTTGAGATTTTACACTAAACAAGCCTTTTCTGTGCACAAAAGAATGTGGCTTTGCCCCCAAAATAACAGTATGTATGAAGATGTTTTAACCAGAATGCAACTGAACGAAGTCAGAGTTGGAATGGATACTGAGGAGACCAAGGCAGGAAGATCAATGCATGCAAGCCCTGGCAAAATACCAGAGCTGGAAAACTTTGAGTTGGATGCTGTTCATTTGAACATTAATGCAACATTAATTGAACATTCTCCACAGGTTACTTTGAGCAAGAAatcaaaggagaaagaaaaagagggaggtgATCAGAGTCTGCCTGTTAAAGGAAAGCAGGCTGATATTTCTAAGGCCTTGAATGAAAAGTTGCAACAAAAAGATTTGGAAAATCAACATATTCACTTGCTGCTGATGTTTTATCAGGAGTTAAAGGATGTAAAAGAGATGTGGGAGCTAAAGGAAGCAAAGTCCCACATCATGGCAGAAAAACTAAAACAGGAGGAACAAAAGAATCTTGAGGTTATTGAGAGATTTAACAGTGTTTGTGAGGATATGAGGGTGGAAATCTCCATAGCCAAAAGCAACAATGAAAGATTTGTCAAGCAGCTCAAAGCTCTGCTGGAAAAATATGAACGACTCCAAAGACATGCCAATACGTTCAAGGAGCAACTTCTAGAGCAGCATactaagaaaaaaagatatcaaaaaacatttaaaaagatgcaACAGAAGACTGAAGAGCTATTAATGAATCGGACTCTCCTGGAAGAACAGAAGGATAACATACTGAGAGAGCTCTctgcatgcaggaaaaaaatacagGCAATGGAAGAGGAGCACAAGCAGTGCATTAAAATGATCAATTCTGCTGAAGAGAGATCAGCCCTGAAAGCTGAATATGGTAGCCTTAGTGAACAACTGTATAAGACTCAAGTGGAGAACAAAAAACTCGTTCAAGCAGTACAATCCAAAGAACTAGAAAAGAGGAGGGCTGAAAAAAAACTACAGGACTCACAAAAGGCACTTAAACAATTGTATGAAGAATTGGATgagagtaaaataaaaacagaatcagTTTATCTGCAATTGGAATCCATGAAAAAAGAATTCAAACTTATTAATAGCAGACATAAAGTGGAGATACTTCATCTAAAGGAGCAACAAAAGGCCTGTATAGGACAGTTTGAAAGTATGAAAACTGAGTGCAAGACCTTAAATGAAGTTGTCtctaaacagaaaaaagacaaatgcatgCTGAAAGAGGAGCTGGAACACCTTTGGAAAGAAAAGGTAAAGTCTGAGAAAGCTAGCAAACAGGAAGGTGAGAGACTAAGGGAGGCCATGGGTTTgctggagcaggagagaaaTCTGCTTCTGAACGAAATGGGAGATTTGCGGAAGGATTACTTCAGTCTCAGTGATCGCATCACACAGAGGCTTAGGCAGCTGGACCAGACTGATGATCCCATGTGCATAACAAAAATATCAGTTCAACACCACAGGGCACCCAACGCAGAGAAGACAGTTGCCCCAACTACAAGTATGAACAGTAAGCACAATTA
This region of Electrophorus electricus isolate fEleEle1 chromosome 11, fEleEle1.pri, whole genome shotgun sequence genomic DNA includes:
- the si:ch211-250c4.5 gene encoding coiled-coil domain-containing protein 110 produces the protein MPTDSSKTTEHCRLVYEGNKDSDIPRNNLRFYTKQAFSVHKRMWLCPQNNSMYEDVLTRMQLNEVRVGMDTEETKAGRSMHASPGKIPELENFELDAVHLNINATLIEHSPQVTLSKKSKEKEKEGGDQSLPVKGKQADISKALNEKLQQKDLENQHIHLLLMFYQELKDVKEMWELKEAKSHIMAEKLKQEEQKNLEVIERFNSVCEDMRVEISIAKSNNERFVKQLKALLEKYERLQRHANTFKEQLLEQHTKKKRYQKTFKKMQQKTEELLMNRTLLEEQKDNILRELSACRKKIQAMEEEHKQCIKMINSAEERSALKAEYGSLSEQLYKTQVENKKLVQAVQSKELEKRRAEKKLQDSQKALKQLYEELDESKIKTESVYLQLESMKKEFKLINSRHKVEILHLKEQQKACIGQFESMKTECKTLNEVVSKQKKDKCMLKEELEHLWKEKVKSEKASKQEGERLREAMGLLEQERNLLLNEMGDLRKDYFSLSDRITQRLRQLDQTDDPMCITKISVQHHRAPNAEKTVAPTTSMNMIEQIRRKQEDEEKGCQRNWASASEVTYDMSTAYVPVTHEMTLERPFNMSTLECS